The sequence GGCCCGAGATCACGACGCGCGCCTCGTTGCGCGACGGCCCGGGCAACTCCTCGGCCATGCCGGGGTGGCAGGTCGCCTCGCGCCCCGCGAGCAGCCCCGCGCGCTCGAGCGCGATGGGCGCGGCGCAGATCGCGGCGACCCAGCCGCCGCCGTCGTGGGCGCGTTGCAGGATCGAGATGATCCGCGGATCGTCGCGCAGGGTGGTCGAGCCGGGCATGCCGCCGGGCAGGAAGACGAGATCGAACGCCGGCCCCGCGGCCGCGCCGTCGAGCTCGCGGTCGGGCCTGACGGCGATCCCGGAGCGGCCCGTGACGAGCCCGGGCGCGACCCCCGCGACCACCACCTCGACCCCCGCGCGCCGCAGGATGTCGACGATCGTGAAAGCCTCGATCTCCTCGAACCCCGCGGCCAGCGGGACCAGCGCTCGCTTGGGCATGGGCATCTACGGCAGGATCGCCGCGCTCTTGATGTAGTCGAGCTTCGGGAACTTCGCCTTGAGGTACTTGGCGCCCTTCTCGGCGATCTTGCCCTGGTCCGGGCCGTCGCCGCGCGGCCAGCCCTCGCCGTAGCCGTCGTAGAGCCTGTCGACGACGTCCATGCCGGGCTCGCGCACCTTGCCGAACGGCGCGAACCGCATGCCGTCGAGCGAGAGGTTGTCCTTGAAGTTGATGAAGAACTGCGTCGTGCGCGAGTTCTTGCCGGCCATGGCGAAGGTCACCATGCCGCGCCTGTTGCTCTCGACGACCGGATCGTCCTCGATCCGCTTCTCGCGCCACTTCGTGTTGAGCTCCGGCACGCCGCTCAAGCCGGCTTGCGCCATGAACCCCTTGATCACGCGGAAGAAGGCGACGTTCGTGTAGTAGCGGTGCTTCACGAGCGTGTAGAACCTGTCCGCGCCCCTCGGCGCCCAGTCCCGCGTCACGTCGACGACGACGTCGCCCTCGGTCGTGACCAGCTTCACCGCGTACTGCGCCGGCGCCTGCTCGTCCGCCTCCGGCACCTCCATGCCCGGCCCGGCCTCGGCCCCCGCCTTCGCCTCCGTCCTCGCGACGCCGGCGCCGATCACGACCATCCCGACCAGGGCCAACGCGACGGCACTGTATTTCAGCTCCATGCTCTCGTCCTTTCTCCAGCCGACGAG comes from Pseudomonadota bacterium and encodes:
- a CDS encoding DJ-1/PfpI family protein translates to MPMPKRALVPLAAGFEEIEAFTIVDILRRAGVEVVVAGVAPGLVTGRSGIAVRPDRELDGAAAGPAFDLVFLPGGMPGSTTLRDDPRIISILQRAHDGGGWVAAICAAPIALERAGLLAGREATCHPGMAEELPGPSRNEARVVISGRVVTSRAPGTAMELAFALVRILRGDAKAAEVNTGVLAAL
- a CDS encoding peptidylprolyl isomerase, yielding MELKYSAVALALVGMVVIGAGVARTEAKAGAEAGPGMEVPEADEQAPAQYAVKLVTTEGDVVVDVTRDWAPRGADRFYTLVKHRYYTNVAFFRVIKGFMAQAGLSGVPELNTKWREKRIEDDPVVESNRRGMVTFAMAGKNSRTTQFFINFKDNLSLDGMRFAPFGKVREPGMDVVDRLYDGYGEGWPRGDGPDQGKIAEKGAKYLKAKFPKLDYIKSAAILP